Proteins from a single region of Hydra vulgaris chromosome 12, alternate assembly HydraT2T_AEP:
- the LOC136088262 gene encoding uncharacterized protein LOC136088262, with product MSNAEVVSMVMVRELLNLQKETILSFFTETVKMINIKFDSVQKSIQEVRKDLDDIKAGLTFVGDACDDKVKSVYEKISKVKEELSSVKIIQGKISTDNNDLKLKSVDAEDRNRRNNLRIDGLPESRDEKDWEKTKEKVRKLFAENLNIKREIKIERAHRVGVSNENRERTIVMKLHDYEDKKTITDNASKLKGTNIFINEDYCSTTRKVRKELFAKAKVHRQNGYYAKVVYNKLIVHEFQQKNSERTENLIFQGE from the coding sequence atgagcAATGCTGAGGTTGTTTCAATGGTAATGGTGAGAGAACTACTGAACTTACAAAAAGAGACGATATTGTCGTTCTTTACAGAAACAGttaaaatgattaatataaagtttgatTCAGTTCAAAAAAGCATTCAAGAAGTAAGGAAAGATCTTGACGATATCAAAGCTGGCTTGACATTCGTTGGAGATGCCTGCGACGATAAGGTTAAAAGtgtatatgaaaaaattagtaaagttaAAGAAGAGTTATCCAGCGTAAAGATAATACAGGGAAAAATTTCGACAGACAACAACGACCTAAAGCTAAAATCTGTTGATGCAGAGGATCGAAATCGAAGGAACAATTTGCGTATTGATGGTTTGCCTGAGAGTAGAGACGAAAAAGATTGGGAAAAAACCAAAGAAAAAGTAAGGAAATTATTTGCTGAAAATCTTAATATCAAAAGAGAAATCAAAATAGAACGAGCGCATAGAGTGGGAGTTTCAAACGAGAATCGCGAACGAACAATTGTTATGAAACTGCATGACTACGAGGACAAAAAAACGATCACTGATAACGCATCAAAGCTAAAAGGtaccaatatttttattaatgaagatTATTGTAGTACAACTAGAAAAGTTCGAAAAGAGTTATTTGCTAAGGCAAAAGTTCATAGACAAAATGGTTATTATGCTAAAGTTGTGTATAATAAACTAATTGTCCAtgaatttcaacaaaaaaactctGAAAGAAcagaaaatttaatatttcaaggtgaatag